GGCTCGCGCTCCTGGTCCTGTTTTCATCCCTGGCGGCGGCGGGCTCCGCGTTTTTAGCTAACGTCACAATCGCTATGCTGCTCGTTCCGATCTTGTTCAAATTGACCAGGCTCCTTGAACTTCCGCCCATCCCCTACTTGATCATGACGATCCTTGCATGTAACATCGGCGGGACGGCAACCCTTATAGGTGACCCTCCCAACATGATGATCGGCCAGGCAGTAAAGCACTTTACATTCAATAGCTTCCTTGAAAATCTGTTACCGGTTGTTCTGATGGTTTACGCAGTGACGCTTTTGATCATGTGTGTGGTATACAAGGAAGTGCTCCACGTGAAAGAAGACAGGAAACTGCTTCTGAAAGGGATCAAGCCCGAGGAATATTTAAAGAGGGACAGCGGGCTCTTTCAGTCTTTGTTTGTACTTGCCCTCGTATTGGTGGGCTTTTCCGTGTATCCGGTGTTCCATCTGGATGTGACGACGGTATCCCTTGCCGGTGCAGTTCTCCTTATGCTGCTCCTTGAGAAAATGTATCCTCCTGAAAAGATTTTGAGAGAGGTGGAATGGGGGACACTCTTTTTCTTTATGGGCCTATTCCTCCTGGTCGGAGGGATTGAAGAAGCGGGATTCATAGATGAAATCGCACGTGAAATACTGAGGGCGACGGATGGGGATATGAAGAAA
The DNA window shown above is from Rossellomorea vietnamensis and carries:
- a CDS encoding ArsB/NhaD family transporter, with product MSPMMVLIVFVSVYILLMSEKWNRVLAAMAGGVAMLLIGAFPIEKALFTYIDWKTITLLFSMMLIVTITSKTGIFEFIAIRIAQWVNGNGLALLVLFSSLAAAGSAFLANVTIAMLLVPILFKLTRLLELPPIPYLIMTILACNIGGTATLIGDPPNMMIGQAVKHFTFNSFLENLLPVVLMVYAVTLLIMCVVYKEVLHVKEDRKLLLKGIKPEEYLKRDSGLFQSLFVLALVLVGFSVYPVFHLDVTTVSLAGAVLLMLLLEKMYPPEKILREVEWGTLFFFMGLFLLVGGIEEAGFIDEIAREILRATDGDMKKTAFVILWGTGLLSSVVDNIPFVAAMIPVIQEFGEFGMVNMDPLWWSLALGACLGGNGTLLGSSSNLVIAGLASKENVHIKFHQYLLIGVPVTVISLAVSTIYVYFKYIRPFMGG